A single genomic interval of Streptomyces sp. BA2 harbors:
- a CDS encoding leucine-rich repeat domain-containing protein, whose product MTLGTENVLNFWHGGLSDVPDEVWHHPSLEVLLLPDNALTRLPARIGTLASLHTLDLGHNHLTELPPELGDLTDLSRFLYVHDNRLTSLPDSLGNLKRLTYLNVGENRLTALPDTLGSLDALVELRAQHNHLTSVPSSLGDLAALRELWLRGNRLTSLPASVGRLGALRELELRENEFATVPEALRGLPLLRRLDLRANRLRELPQWIGDLRALEKLDLRWNEVAVPDELLRRLEGRGCVVLR is encoded by the coding sequence GTGACGCTCGGCACCGAGAACGTACTCAACTTCTGGCACGGCGGCCTGAGCGACGTCCCCGACGAGGTGTGGCACCACCCGTCCCTGGAGGTCCTGCTCCTCCCCGACAACGCGCTCACGCGGCTCCCCGCCCGGATCGGCACCTTGGCGTCCCTGCACACGCTGGACCTGGGCCACAACCACCTGACCGAGCTTCCGCCGGAGCTCGGCGACCTGACGGACCTCAGCCGCTTCCTCTACGTCCACGACAACCGCCTCACGTCACTTCCGGACTCCCTGGGCAATCTGAAGCGGCTGACCTACCTCAACGTGGGCGAGAACCGGCTGACGGCGCTGCCGGACACGCTGGGCTCACTCGACGCCCTCGTCGAACTGCGCGCCCAGCACAACCACCTGACCTCGGTCCCTTCGTCGCTCGGCGACCTGGCCGCCCTACGTGAACTGTGGCTGCGCGGCAACCGCCTCACGTCGCTTCCCGCCTCGGTCGGCCGCCTCGGCGCCCTGCGCGAACTGGAGCTGCGCGAGAACGAGTTCGCGACGGTGCCGGAGGCCCTGCGTGGGCTGCCCCTGCTGCGGAGGCTCGATCTGCGGGCGAACCGCCTGCGGGAGCTCCCGCAGTGGATCGGCGACCTGCGCGCGCTGGAGAAGCTCGACCTGCGCTGGAACGAGGTCGCCGTGCCGGACGAGCTGCTGCGGAGGCTGGAGGGGCGGGGGTGCGTGGTGCTGCGGTGA
- a CDS encoding ROK family transcriptional regulator, translating into MSGAPDHPDSVPSSPSSPGEVLALLRTGAVETRADIARVTGLARSTVSQRVDALIAHGFVTEEADGGSTGGRPPRRLRLRTREHAVAGVDLGASHCRVALMDIGGEMLALREDPLSIADGPQEVLGHVERTLHTLLKEADRDPASLKSIGVGVPGPVEFSTGRPVDPPIMPGWHQYPIPEFFAERFGPRALVDNDVNVMALAEQRRAFPDTRYLLYIKVGTGIGCGIVADGRLHRGAQGSAGDIGHIRVGDVEEPCRCGNSGCLEAVAGGAAIARKLSGLGLQATSGSDVVRLVKSGNRDAVRMVREAGRAVGEVLAGLVNFFNPDTVVVGGVMAAVHDQLLAGVREAVYRRSHPLATHVLRIEPSRTGENAAAIGAGILAVEHALSPRQVDRVLAGAAR; encoded by the coding sequence ATGTCTGGAGCGCCGGATCACCCCGATTCCGTACCGTCCTCACCGTCCTCACCCGGCGAAGTCCTCGCCCTGCTCCGTACGGGGGCGGTGGAGACCCGCGCCGACATCGCCCGCGTGACGGGGCTCGCACGGTCGACGGTTTCGCAGCGGGTGGACGCGCTGATCGCGCACGGCTTCGTCACCGAGGAGGCGGACGGCGGGTCGACGGGCGGCAGACCGCCGCGCCGCCTTCGCCTGCGCACGCGCGAACACGCCGTGGCAGGCGTCGACTTGGGCGCTTCGCACTGCCGGGTCGCCCTGATGGACATCGGCGGCGAGATGCTCGCCCTGCGCGAGGACCCGCTCTCCATCGCGGACGGCCCGCAGGAGGTGCTCGGCCACGTGGAGCGGACGCTGCACACGCTCCTCAAGGAGGCGGATCGCGACCCCGCGTCGCTGAAGTCCATCGGGGTCGGGGTACCGGGGCCCGTGGAGTTCTCGACGGGCCGCCCGGTGGATCCGCCGATCATGCCGGGCTGGCACCAGTACCCCATACCGGAGTTCTTCGCCGAGCGGTTCGGCCCGCGCGCCCTGGTCGACAACGACGTGAACGTGATGGCGCTCGCCGAGCAGCGCCGCGCCTTCCCCGACACGCGCTATCTGCTCTACATCAAGGTGGGCACGGGCATCGGCTGCGGCATCGTCGCCGACGGCAGGCTGCACCGGGGCGCGCAGGGCAGCGCGGGCGACATCGGGCACATCCGGGTCGGTGACGTCGAGGAGCCCTGCCGGTGCGGCAACTCGGGCTGCCTGGAGGCGGTGGCGGGCGGCGCGGCGATCGCACGCAAACTCTCCGGGCTCGGCCTGCAGGCGACCTCGGGCAGCGATGTCGTACGCCTGGTGAAGTCCGGCAACCGCGACGCCGTCCGCATGGTGCGCGAGGCCGGCCGTGCGGTGGGCGAGGTGCTGGCGGGCCTGGTGAACTTCTTCAACCCGGACACGGTGGTGGTCGGCGGGGTGATGGCCGCCGTCCACGACCAACTCCTGGCCGGCGTACGGGAAGCGGTGTACCGCCGCTCGCACCCCTTGGCCACGCATGTGCTCCGCATCGAGCCGAGCCGCACCGGCGAGAACGCGGCGGCGATCGGCGCGGGCATCCTCGCGGTCGAGCACGCGCTGTCCCCGCGACAGGTGGACCGGGTACTGGCGGGCGCGGCGCGCTGA
- a CDS encoding universal stress protein, translating to MSDDAPVEPAPAAPAPARDAPVVVAVDGSAGSDHALEWALTAARLRNAPLRIVHVRQYAMPLADGPYMPTIDHRSDADPVVDRVRGALEGRADLPPLTVEVVEGSPGRDIAPLGDEAQLLVLGSRGRGGFASLLLGSNGLACAREAACPVVVVRPDAELTAGAEPCVVLGLDPLSPHDDTIGFAFVEAALRGAVLRVVCAYPGPVLVYTATGDFVTSAEADAATAAHYTELAGEQLAPFQERNPKVRVEKEVLPGDAAGLLVDASREADLVVVGRHQSRMPLGRLMGSVTNAVLLHAKGAVGVVPPEHR from the coding sequence ATGAGTGACGACGCGCCCGTTGAACCCGCCCCGGCCGCGCCCGCCCCGGCCCGCGACGCACCTGTCGTGGTGGCCGTCGACGGGTCGGCCGGCAGCGACCACGCCCTGGAATGGGCACTGACGGCCGCACGGCTGCGGAACGCGCCGCTGCGGATCGTGCACGTGCGGCAGTACGCGATGCCGCTGGCCGACGGTCCTTACATGCCGACCATCGACCACCGCTCCGACGCCGACCCGGTGGTCGACCGCGTGCGCGGGGCCCTGGAAGGCCGGGCTGATCTGCCTCCGCTGACGGTCGAGGTCGTGGAGGGCTCCCCGGGGCGGGACATCGCACCGCTCGGCGACGAGGCGCAGCTCTTGGTGCTCGGGTCGCGCGGTCGGGGCGGCTTCGCCAGTCTGCTGCTCGGCTCGAACGGTCTCGCGTGCGCGCGGGAGGCGGCGTGCCCGGTGGTCGTGGTGAGGCCGGACGCGGAGCTCACGGCGGGGGCCGAGCCGTGCGTGGTGCTCGGGCTCGACCCGCTCTCCCCGCACGACGACACGATCGGCTTCGCCTTCGTGGAAGCGGCGCTGCGGGGCGCGGTGCTCCGGGTCGTCTGCGCCTATCCCGGGCCCGTCCTCGTCTACACGGCCACCGGTGACTTCGTGACCTCGGCGGAAGCGGACGCGGCGACCGCGGCGCACTACACGGAGCTCGCGGGCGAGCAGCTCGCGCCTTTCCAGGAGCGTAATCCGAAGGTGCGTGTGGAGAAGGAGGTCCTGCCGGGGGACGCGGCGGGGCTCCTCGTGGACGCGTCGCGGGAGGCGGACCTCGTGGTGGTGGGGCGTCACCAGAGCCGGATGCCGCTGGGGAGGCTGATGGGATCGGTGACCAACGCGGTGCTGCTGCATGCGAAGGGCGCGGTGGGTGTGGTGCCGCCGGAGCACCGGTAG
- a CDS encoding sugar ABC transporter ATP-binding protein encodes MLAMRGVSKSFLGVRVLHGVSLDLAVGEVHALVGENGAGKSTLMKVLAGEHVPDEGTIVLDGTEHSFSHPAQAQAAGIGIIHQEFALLAHRTVAENVFLGREPTRYGLVDRRAMEARTAELLAEVGVSGITPRTYVRDLSVARQQTVEIVKALASDVRVLVMDEPTAPLADHEAGLLHDLVRRLAGRGLGILYISHRLREVFELSQRVTVLKDGRHVTTVRTRDTDTDQVVRAMVGRELSAYYPQRAHPDDIGEVRLAVTGGGNDRLRGIDLTLRAGEVTGIAGLEGSGRTSLARALFGAAPFTSGAMTVSGEALRPSTPRQAIRAGIALVTEDRKAEGLALRQSVRDNALLVTRAVPARGEPPAARELTALLERVRLQARGEDQEARFLSGGNQQKVVIAKWLAARPRVLLFDEPTRGVDVGAKAAIHTLVRELAREGIAVLIVSSELPELIGMSDRILVMSEGRIAGELPAGAAEEDVMRLATAGPPGDPSASSGKDSVA; translated from the coding sequence ATGTTGGCGATGCGCGGGGTGTCCAAGAGCTTTCTCGGAGTGCGTGTGCTGCACGGCGTATCGCTCGACCTCGCCGTCGGCGAGGTGCACGCCCTTGTCGGTGAGAACGGCGCGGGCAAGTCCACCTTGATGAAGGTCCTCGCGGGCGAACACGTCCCGGACGAGGGCACCATCGTGCTCGACGGAACAGAGCATTCCTTCAGCCATCCCGCGCAGGCCCAGGCCGCCGGGATCGGCATCATCCACCAGGAGTTCGCGCTGCTCGCGCACCGGACGGTCGCCGAGAACGTCTTCCTGGGCCGCGAGCCGACCCGCTACGGCCTCGTCGACCGCCGCGCGATGGAGGCGCGTACGGCCGAACTCCTCGCCGAGGTCGGCGTATCGGGCATCACGCCGCGCACGTACGTCCGCGATCTGTCCGTCGCCCGGCAGCAGACCGTCGAGATCGTCAAGGCGCTCGCGTCGGACGTCCGCGTCCTGGTCATGGACGAGCCGACCGCCCCGCTGGCCGACCACGAGGCCGGCCTCCTGCACGACCTCGTGCGCCGCCTCGCGGGCCGTGGCCTCGGCATCCTGTACATCTCGCACCGCCTGCGCGAAGTCTTCGAACTCTCGCAGCGCGTCACGGTGTTGAAGGACGGCCGCCACGTCACCACGGTGCGCACCCGGGACACCGACACCGACCAGGTCGTACGCGCCATGGTGGGCCGGGAGCTGAGTGCCTACTACCCGCAGCGCGCCCACCCCGACGACATCGGCGAGGTACGCCTCGCCGTCACCGGCGGCGGCAACGACCGGCTCCGCGGCATCGACCTGACGCTGCGCGCGGGCGAGGTCACCGGCATCGCGGGCCTGGAGGGCTCCGGCCGTACGTCCCTCGCGCGGGCCCTGTTCGGAGCGGCGCCGTTCACCAGCGGGGCCATGACCGTGAGCGGCGAAGCCCTGCGGCCCAGCACCCCGCGGCAGGCCATCCGCGCCGGGATCGCCCTGGTGACCGAGGACCGCAAGGCCGAGGGGCTCGCCCTGCGCCAGTCCGTGCGCGACAACGCCCTGCTCGTCACGCGCGCCGTACCGGCCCGCGGGGAGCCGCCCGCCGCCCGCGAACTCACCGCGCTCCTGGAGCGGGTACGGCTCCAGGCGCGGGGCGAGGACCAGGAGGCCCGCTTCTTGTCCGGCGGCAACCAGCAGAAGGTCGTCATCGCCAAGTGGCTCGCCGCCCGCCCCCGCGTCCTGCTCTTCGACGAGCCGACCCGAGGCGTCGACGTGGGCGCCAAGGCCGCCATCCACACCCTCGTCCGCGAACTGGCCCGCGAGGGCATAGCCGTTCTGATCGTCTCGTCCGAGCTTCCCGAACTCATCGGCATGAGCGACCGCATCCTCGTCATGTCCGAAGGCCGCATCGCGGGTGAACTGCCGGCGGGGGCCGCCGAGGAGGACGTGATGCGGCTCGCCACGGCCGGCCCGCCCGGAGACCCGAGCGCCTCGTCCGGAAAGGATTCCGTCGCGTGA
- a CDS encoding TetR family transcriptional regulator — MRAELAALALELFAERGFDETTVEDIAHAAGLSKRSFFRYFPSKEDVVFGTVESMADEVAEDVRGRPTDEAPWDCLHQVLRGWQHRIHTSERQLAELTLIDATPSLRARLHQKRDAMRAQVAEALTQRDGAKLDAFSFDVLTSAAAAALDAADREWLRSGGTADRGALVDRAFAALRP; from the coding sequence ATGCGGGCCGAACTGGCTGCGCTGGCGCTTGAGTTGTTCGCCGAGCGGGGGTTCGACGAGACGACCGTGGAGGACATCGCACACGCCGCGGGCCTGTCGAAGCGAAGCTTCTTCCGGTACTTCCCGTCCAAGGAGGACGTCGTCTTCGGCACGGTGGAATCGATGGCGGACGAGGTCGCCGAAGATGTGCGCGGTCGCCCGACCGACGAGGCACCCTGGGACTGCCTTCACCAGGTGCTGCGCGGCTGGCAGCATCGGATCCACACCTCCGAGCGGCAGTTGGCCGAGCTCACCCTCATCGACGCGACACCGTCCCTGCGGGCACGGCTGCACCAGAAGCGGGACGCGATGCGCGCCCAGGTCGCCGAGGCACTCACCCAACGGGATGGCGCGAAGCTGGACGCGTTCAGCTTCGATGTCCTGACCTCGGCCGCCGCCGCAGCCCTGGACGCGGCGGACCGGGAGTGGCTGCGCTCGGGCGGCACGGCGGACCGGGGCGCCCTCGTCGACCGGGCTTTCGCGGCCCTGCGCCCTTGA
- a CDS encoding N-acetylmuramoyl-L-alanine amidase, with amino-acid sequence MRGSVTARTPAARRRAVRTAGALVSAGLLLPLLGAAPSSGAPGRAPSQELQSAFAAAAAEYRVPQSVLLGVSYLQSRWDAHGGAPSVTGGYGPMHLTDARTAVAGAPHHSEGDEDPRGDASRGVLKPKESTAKVPENSQLPARLKTLPRAAELSGQSAEKLRTDPAANVRGGAALLAAAQKRLGKPLSDDPAEWYGAIARFSGADDQATAATYANDVFAVIHDGQERTTDAGQHVALPAVSGLKPDAAQVRGMGLRKAPKGETECPSTVSCEWIPAPYEEFKDPNGNDDYGNHDLSNRPKSQSIDTIVIHDTEGRWEGVLNMVQDPTYVSWQYTLRSTDGHIAQHVKAKDVAWHAGNWYVNSKSIGLEHEGFLTAPDTWYTEAMYRSSARLVKYLSKKYDIPLDRQHIIGHDNVPGTLPSTIAGMHTDPGPYWDWQHYFTLMGKPFKRTAGPNGGLVTVAPDYSKNRPEYTGCVKPGEKCVPHGSAAVRVHTEPRDDAPLIKDIGLRPGGGASTIGVNDTGARLSTGQQYAVADREGDWTAVWYLGQKAWFKNPKKQPTAVDAKGLVVTPKGDAKEIPVYGRAYPEKEAYPAGVPAQPVTPLPYKLLAGQKYAIGDKVPGEYFYAPTFDTAPHKVVRGKDMYYEVQFGHRVAYVRAADVRVVPSGS; translated from the coding sequence TTGCGAGGATCCGTCACCGCCCGCACCCCTGCCGCGCGCAGACGCGCCGTCAGAACTGCCGGCGCCCTTGTCTCCGCCGGTCTGCTGCTTCCGTTGCTCGGTGCCGCGCCCTCCTCCGGCGCTCCCGGGCGAGCCCCGTCGCAAGAGCTGCAGAGCGCCTTCGCCGCCGCGGCCGCCGAATACCGCGTACCCCAGAGCGTGCTGCTCGGAGTGTCCTACCTGCAGTCCCGCTGGGACGCGCACGGCGGCGCGCCGAGCGTGACCGGCGGCTACGGCCCGATGCACCTCACCGACGCGCGCACCGCCGTCGCCGGCGCCCCGCACCACAGCGAGGGCGACGAGGACCCGCGCGGCGACGCGTCCCGCGGCGTTCTCAAGCCGAAGGAGTCCACGGCCAAGGTGCCGGAGAACTCCCAACTGCCCGCACGGCTCAAGACGTTGCCCCGCGCCGCCGAACTCAGCGGGCAGTCCGCCGAGAAGCTGCGCACCGACCCTGCCGCCAACGTACGCGGCGGCGCAGCCCTGCTCGCCGCCGCGCAGAAGAGGCTCGGCAAGCCTCTGAGCGACGACCCCGCCGAGTGGTACGGAGCGATCGCCCGCTTCTCCGGCGCGGACGACCAGGCCACGGCGGCGACCTACGCCAATGATGTCTTCGCCGTCATCCACGACGGCCAGGAGCGCACCACGGACGCCGGACAGCATGTGGCGCTCCCGGCGGTCAGCGGCCTGAAGCCGGATGCCGCGCAGGTGCGGGGCATGGGGCTGCGCAAGGCGCCGAAGGGCGAGACCGAATGCCCCTCGACCGTGTCGTGCGAGTGGATCCCGGCGCCGTACGAGGAGTTCAAGGACCCGAACGGCAACGACGACTACGGCAACCACGACCTGTCGAACCGGCCCAAGAGCCAGAGCATCGACACGATCGTCATCCACGACACCGAGGGCCGCTGGGAAGGCGTCCTGAACATGGTGCAGGACCCCACGTACGTCTCCTGGCAGTACACCCTGCGCTCCACCGACGGTCACATCGCCCAGCATGTGAAGGCCAAGGACGTCGCCTGGCACGCGGGCAACTGGTACGTGAACTCCAAGTCGATCGGCCTGGAGCACGAGGGCTTCCTCACGGCGCCCGACACCTGGTACACGGAGGCGATGTACCGCTCGTCGGCGCGTCTGGTGAAGTATCTGTCGAAGAAGTACGACATCCCGCTGGACCGTCAGCACATCATCGGGCACGACAACGTGCCGGGCACGCTGCCGTCGACGATCGCGGGCATGCACACCGACCCCGGCCCGTACTGGGACTGGCAGCACTACTTCACGCTGATGGGCAAGCCGTTCAAGCGCACGGCGGGCCCGAACGGCGGTCTGGTGACGGTGGCGCCGGACTACTCCAAGAACCGGCCGGAGTACACGGGCTGCGTCAAGCCGGGCGAGAAGTGCGTGCCGCACGGTTCCGCCGCGGTGCGCGTCCACACCGAGCCGCGTGACGACGCGCCGCTCATCAAGGACATCGGACTGCGTCCCGGCGGCGGCGCCTCGACCATCGGCGTGAACGACACCGGCGCCCGCCTCTCCACCGGCCAGCAGTACGCGGTCGCCGATCGCGAGGGCGACTGGACCGCCGTCTGGTACCTGGGCCAGAAGGCCTGGTTCAAGAACCCGAAGAAGCAGCCGACGGCCGTCGACGCGAAGGGGCTCGTGGTGACGCCGAAGGGCGACGCCAAGGAGATCCCGGTGTACGGGCGCGCCTACCCGGAGAAGGAGGCGTACCCGGCGGGCGTCCCGGCGCAGCCGGTCACGCCGCTGCCGTACAAGCTCCTCGCGGGACAGAAGTACGCGATCGGCGACAAGGTGCCGGGCGAGTACTTCTACGCGCCGACGTTCGACACGGCGCCGCACAAGGTGGTGCGCGGCAAGGACATGTACTACGAGGTCCAGTTCGGGCACCGCGTGGCGTATGTCCGGGCGGCCGATGTGCGGGTGGTGCCTTCGGGCTCCTAG
- a CDS encoding DUF397 domain-containing protein, with product MAEGTIQQHPLAGQQRPLAGWDKPELDLSTADWQSSSEGRGDVEIAFVEGFIAMRNAGRPESPSLIFTPAEWGAFVHGARAGEFDLT from the coding sequence GTGGCCGAAGGCACCATTCAGCAGCATCCGCTCGCAGGTCAGCAGCGCCCGCTCGCGGGCTGGGACAAGCCGGAGCTCGACCTCAGCACAGCGGACTGGCAATCGAGCAGCGAGGGGCGGGGTGATGTGGAGATCGCCTTTGTCGAAGGCTTCATCGCGATGCGCAACGCAGGCCGCCCCGAGAGCCCGTCCCTCATCTTCACCCCGGCGGAGTGGGGAGCGTTCGTGCACGGCGCGCGTGCGGGGGAGTTCGATCTGACGTAG
- a CDS encoding glycoside hydrolase family 95 protein, which produces MKSAVGGAAVLAAGGGVLAGTATAAEGQPEAHDTSDESLLWYAKPAADWEREALPIGNGALGAMVFGTLASERLQFNEKTLWTGGPGSREGYDHGNWREARPGALDAVRKELDEKGGLSPDAVAAGLGQSRRGYGAHQTFGDLHLDMPGAPDAPDATYRRALDLRKGLATVTYAHQKVRHDREFFASHPDGVLVGRLTADRPASVTCTLRHTSPRADFTAKADGDRMTVRGELADNGLTFEAQLRVVHRGGTRTANADGSITITGADHVWFALAAGTDYADTYPDYRGDDPHALVTRTVDQAIAKGHGALRARHLRDHGDLFGRVSLDIGQAAPADVPTDQLLKGYGAGASAADRALEALFFQYGRYLLIASSRAGSLPANLQGVWNNSTTPPWSADYHTNINLQMNYWLAEAANLPETTAPYDRFVQALRAPGRRTAKEMFGSRGWVVHNETNPYGFTGVHDWSTAFWFPEAAAWLTAQLYEHYRFGGSTEYLRSTAYPVMKEAAEFWLDNLRTDPRDGTLVVTPSYSPEHGDFTAGDSMAQQIVHDLLTNTLEAARVLGDSAAFRAELDKTLGELDPGLRVGSWGQLQEWKADLDDKADDHRHVSHLYALHPGRQIQPGSKWADAAKVSLTARGDGGTGWSKAWKVNFWARLRDGDHAHKMLGEQLKSSTLPNLWDTHPPFQIDGNFGATSGIVEMLLQSQFDVIEVLPALPASWPEGSVRGLRARGGARLDIEWSGGRATRIVLTASRTRELTVRSGLLEGGEKTFKARAGQRYVFD; this is translated from the coding sequence ATGAAGTCCGCCGTAGGTGGAGCAGCTGTCCTGGCGGCGGGCGGAGGCGTTCTCGCCGGCACCGCTACGGCAGCGGAGGGGCAGCCTGAGGCGCACGACACCTCCGATGAATCGCTGCTCTGGTATGCGAAGCCCGCCGCCGACTGGGAGCGGGAGGCCCTCCCCATCGGCAATGGCGCACTCGGCGCCATGGTCTTCGGCACCCTCGCCTCCGAGCGGCTCCAGTTCAACGAGAAGACCCTGTGGACCGGCGGCCCCGGCTCCCGCGAGGGCTACGACCACGGCAACTGGCGCGAGGCCAGACCCGGCGCACTCGACGCGGTACGCAAGGAGCTGGACGAGAAGGGCGGGCTCTCCCCCGACGCGGTCGCCGCCGGCCTCGGCCAGTCCCGCCGCGGCTACGGCGCCCACCAGACCTTCGGCGATCTGCACCTCGACATGCCGGGCGCCCCGGACGCACCCGACGCCACATACCGCCGCGCCCTCGATCTCCGCAAGGGCCTGGCGACCGTCACGTACGCCCACCAAAAGGTGCGCCACGACCGGGAGTTCTTCGCCTCCCACCCCGACGGCGTGCTCGTCGGGCGCCTCACCGCCGACCGCCCCGCGAGCGTCACCTGCACCCTGCGCCACACCTCGCCCCGCGCCGACTTCACCGCGAAGGCGGACGGCGACCGGATGACCGTACGCGGTGAACTCGCCGACAACGGCCTCACGTTCGAGGCGCAGCTGCGCGTCGTGCACCGAGGAGGCACGCGCACGGCGAACGCGGACGGCAGCATCACCATCACCGGTGCCGACCACGTCTGGTTCGCGCTCGCCGCGGGAACCGACTACGCCGACACCTACCCCGACTACCGCGGCGACGACCCGCACGCCCTCGTCACCCGCACCGTCGACCAGGCCATCGCCAAGGGCCACGGCGCGCTCCGGGCCCGCCATCTGCGCGACCACGGCGACCTGTTCGGCCGGGTCTCCCTCGACATCGGCCAGGCGGCACCCGCCGACGTCCCGACCGACCAGCTGCTCAAGGGGTACGGGGCAGGTGCGAGCGCGGCCGACCGCGCCCTCGAAGCCCTCTTCTTCCAGTACGGGCGCTACCTCCTCATCGCCTCTTCCCGCGCGGGTTCGCTGCCCGCGAACCTCCAGGGCGTGTGGAACAACAGCACCACCCCGCCCTGGTCGGCCGACTACCACACCAACATCAACCTCCAGATGAACTACTGGCTCGCCGAGGCCGCCAACCTCCCCGAGACCACCGCCCCGTACGACCGCTTCGTCCAGGCACTGCGCGCGCCGGGGCGGCGCACGGCGAAGGAGATGTTCGGCTCGCGGGGCTGGGTGGTGCACAACGAGACCAACCCCTACGGCTTCACCGGCGTCCACGACTGGTCGACCGCCTTCTGGTTCCCCGAGGCCGCCGCCTGGCTCACCGCGCAGCTCTACGAGCACTACCGTTTCGGCGGTTCCACGGAGTACCTCCGCTCCACCGCCTATCCGGTGATGAAGGAAGCCGCCGAGTTCTGGCTCGACAACCTCCGCACCGACCCCCGCGACGGCACCCTCGTCGTCACGCCCAGCTACTCGCCCGAGCACGGCGACTTCACCGCGGGCGACTCCATGGCCCAGCAGATCGTGCACGACCTGCTCACCAACACCCTGGAAGCCGCCCGCGTGCTCGGTGACTCGGCCGCCTTCCGCGCCGAGCTCGACAAGACCCTCGGCGAGCTCGACCCCGGGCTGCGCGTCGGTTCCTGGGGGCAGCTCCAGGAGTGGAAGGCCGACCTGGACGACAAGGCAGACGACCACCGGCACGTCTCCCACCTCTACGCCCTGCACCCGGGACGGCAGATCCAGCCGGGCAGCAAGTGGGCCGACGCCGCGAAGGTCTCCCTCACCGCACGCGGCGACGGCGGCACCGGCTGGTCCAAGGCGTGGAAGGTCAACTTCTGGGCGCGCCTTCGCGACGGCGACCACGCGCACAAGATGCTCGGCGAGCAGCTCAAGTCCTCGACGCTCCCGAACCTCTGGGACACCCATCCGCCGTTCCAGATCGACGGCAACTTCGGGGCGACATCGGGCATCGTGGAGATGCTCCTGCAGAGCCAGTTCGACGTCATCGAGGTGCTGCCCGCACTGCCGGCGAGCTGGCCCGAGGGGTCGGTGCGCGGCCTGCGGGCACGCGGCGGGGCACGCCTGGACATCGAGTGGTCGGGCGGACGGGCCACGCGCATCGTGCTCACCGCCTCCCGTACTCGTGAACTCACCGTGCGCAGCGGCCTGTTGGAGGGCGGCGAGAAGACCTTCAAGGCGCGGGCAGGACAGCGGTACGTCTTCGACTGA